A single window of Acidobacteriota bacterium DNA harbors:
- a CDS encoding glycosyltransferase family 4 protein, with amino-acid sequence MVKSERINILVSLGNFALLASPVPQILFNRNDLFFSEEFDRDLRHRRLFGQLVSHKFKSWLAWQSIRQATVNVTPTNAFAKRIRSRREHQDIKIETLRFGFDSDGFFNTQDPLPDSLAAKLDLQDGCRRVLFVSHYNYFRNFETLLRALPLIKSQLKQQSGETVQLVLTTDIRRGAMYGGYDATAAAKLIDQLGVRGDIAMLGAVEYGKLHQLYKLCDVFVCPSYSESFGHPLVEAMASGVPVISANLPVHREICEDAAVYFDAFDEKDLAEQCVQVLASNDLRERLRIRGLERSQEFSWREHVQQLTALIRRVAEQNRIR; translated from the coding sequence ATGGTGAAATCGGAACGGATCAATATCTTGGTGTCGCTTGGCAATTTTGCCTTGCTGGCTTCACCGGTACCGCAAATTCTTTTCAACCGGAATGACCTGTTTTTTTCGGAAGAGTTTGACCGCGATCTACGACACCGACGTTTGTTCGGGCAGCTTGTCTCTCATAAGTTCAAAAGCTGGTTGGCATGGCAATCTATCAGACAAGCAACTGTAAACGTCACTCCAACGAACGCTTTTGCGAAGCGTATTCGATCGAGGAGAGAGCACCAGGACATAAAAATCGAAACGCTTCGCTTTGGGTTTGATTCGGATGGATTTTTCAACACTCAAGATCCGTTGCCTGATTCGCTGGCAGCCAAGTTGGATTTGCAGGACGGCTGCCGCCGCGTGTTATTTGTAAGCCACTATAATTACTTCAGAAACTTTGAAACCTTGCTGCGCGCTTTACCACTGATCAAATCGCAATTAAAACAACAAAGCGGCGAAACTGTGCAATTGGTTTTGACCACTGACATAAGACGTGGTGCGATGTACGGAGGATATGACGCCACGGCGGCGGCGAAGTTGATTGACCAATTGGGTGTGCGGGGTGACATTGCGATGCTGGGCGCAGTGGAGTATGGCAAACTGCATCAGCTTTATAAGCTTTGTGACGTGTTTGTTTGCCCATCGTATTCTGAAAGTTTCGGTCACCCATTGGTGGAAGCGATGGCTTCCGGTGTGCCGGTAATTTCAGCAAACTTGCCTGTGCATCGAGAAATTTGTGAGGATGCGGCGGTTTACTTCGACGCATTTGATGAAAAAGACCTGGCTGAACAATGTGTTCAAGTGCTTGCCAGTAACGATCTGCGTGAGCGGCTACGGATTCGTGGATTAGAGCGAAGTCAGGAGTTTTCCTGGCGGGAACATGTTCAACAGTTGACGGCGTTGATTCGCCGCGTCGCTGAACAAAACAGAATAAGATGA
- a CDS encoding glycosyltransferase family 2 protein, with translation MIAQSSKLPVSVVVPIKNEEPNVAACLESVSWADEVWLVDSRSTDRTCEIAEGYGAKVVQFNYAGGFPKKKNWALQNLPFKHEWVLLLDADERVMPELQTEIAEVVNRDDSADGYYMNRRLIFLGRWIKHCGWYPSWNMRLFKHRLGRFERPHAEDVENAGDVEVHEHVLLDGRAGYLNHDLLHEDFKSIYHFIERHNRYSNWEARVYTNLAAGDPGASSVRASLFGSPIERKRFIKRLWARLPFRPVFRFAWMYFVKLGFLDGRPGFIFCTLMTMHEAVIAAKIYEQRLLSVDRGSQIADSGFPTATGKNVATNHQPSTTNHQ, from the coding sequence ATGATTGCCCAATCCAGCAAGTTACCAGTGTCTGTGGTCGTTCCGATCAAAAACGAGGAGCCCAACGTGGCTGCTTGTCTGGAAAGCGTTTCCTGGGCGGACGAAGTCTGGTTGGTGGATTCGCGCAGCACGGATCGAACCTGTGAAATCGCCGAGGGGTATGGAGCCAAAGTTGTCCAGTTCAATTACGCGGGCGGGTTCCCAAAAAAGAAAAATTGGGCGCTTCAAAATCTGCCGTTCAAGCACGAATGGGTGTTGTTACTGGATGCTGATGAGCGAGTCATGCCCGAATTGCAAACCGAGATTGCTGAGGTGGTGAACCGCGATGATTCCGCCGACGGATATTATATGAATCGGCGACTGATTTTTCTTGGGCGGTGGATCAAACATTGCGGCTGGTATCCAAGTTGGAACATGCGATTGTTCAAACACCGGCTGGGACGGTTTGAACGTCCGCATGCCGAAGATGTGGAAAATGCCGGCGATGTGGAAGTGCATGAGCATGTGTTGCTGGACGGGCGAGCCGGATATTTGAACCACGATCTGTTGCACGAAGATTTCAAAAGCATCTATCACTTCATCGAACGGCATAATCGTTATTCGAATTGGGAAGCCCGCGTGTACACGAATCTGGCTGCTGGCGATCCAGGTGCAAGCAGCGTGCGTGCATCGCTGTTTGGTTCGCCGATTGAACGCAAACGGTTCATCAAACGATTATGGGCGCGATTGCCGTTTCGCCCAGTGTTCCGGTTTGCCTGGATGTACTTCGTAAAGCTCGGGTTTCTGGATGGACGCCCCGGATTCATTTTCTGCACGTTGATGACGATGCATGAAGCGGTCATCGCGGCAAAAATTTATGAACAACGGCTTTTGTCTGTAGATCGCGGATCGCAAATTGCGGATTCTGGCTTTCCCACGGCGACTGGGAAAAACGTTGCCACCAACCATCAACCATCCACTACCAATCACCAATAA
- the asnB gene encoding asparagine synthase (glutamine-hydrolyzing), which translates to MCGICGIAGIVDQTVIERMTSSLSHRGPDDSGTQLFARHQLALGHRRLSIIDLSSRGRQPMSNKDCDGAGGKLLAITFNGEIYNFDELKTQMGNARHRFVTETDTEVILHLYEEQGAEAFKQLNGMFAFALYDARRERLFLVRDHLGIKPLYYVETNGKLFFGSEIKAILAANVYSPEIDWQAAHDFFSFLYVPAPQTIFRGIRSLPPAHFLEYDLGARQIVKLERYWDVSDWGQWGSGDDEGELEIELRQLMTDAVQKQMMADVPLGAFLSGGIDSNVIVGLMAQRSRQVKTFTVLFDEPEMTYYDERAEARRVADKFATEHHELTIDLSRPEEMLDLVEHFDQPFGNTTFFLTYLLSRYTRDFVTVALSGAGGDELFGGYPRYRAVQAMKYLRFIPRAAAKAALAALSLRRDDFNDRRLHRVRALLSGLDSDPASQYLKWVYYLDEERKARLFGKAANGNQASHRMLQAHLDRIPPDWDDGNRFSYLDVKTFLPDNLLEYSDKMSMAWALELRVPFLDPRVVELAFQVPFSMKLNREGSKAILRKTFTDLIPAENLQAPKKGFNVPLGSWMRTKLDRFFDELLPREYVQREGIFDYEYIQRLREEHRRGQRDNAYELFAVLIFDTWYRKYITGTLPKRKELGDGRREMAGS; encoded by the coding sequence ATGTGTGGAATTTGCGGCATTGCTGGAATCGTTGATCAAACCGTCATTGAGCGCATGACGTCCAGTCTGTCGCATCGCGGGCCCGATGATTCCGGGACGCAACTGTTTGCCCGGCATCAACTGGCGCTCGGCCATCGCCGGTTGAGCATCATTGATTTGTCTTCGCGTGGACGACAGCCCATGTCGAATAAAGATTGTGATGGCGCAGGCGGAAAACTGCTCGCAATCACCTTCAATGGAGAGATTTATAACTTCGACGAATTGAAAACGCAGATGGGCAATGCCCGCCACCGCTTTGTGACGGAAACCGACACGGAAGTTATTTTGCATCTGTACGAAGAACAGGGCGCGGAAGCCTTCAAGCAATTGAATGGGATGTTTGCTTTTGCGCTATATGATGCGCGGCGCGAGCGATTGTTTTTGGTGCGTGATCATTTGGGCATTAAGCCGCTGTATTACGTTGAAACCAATGGCAAGCTGTTTTTTGGTTCAGAGATAAAGGCGATTCTGGCGGCCAACGTTTATTCGCCGGAAATTGACTGGCAAGCGGCGCACGACTTTTTTTCATTTCTGTACGTGCCCGCGCCGCAAACGATCTTTCGCGGCATTCGCTCGCTGCCACCGGCTCATTTCCTGGAATACGATCTGGGCGCGCGGCAAATTGTGAAGCTCGAACGGTATTGGGATGTTTCTGATTGGGGACAATGGGGATCCGGCGATGATGAGGGTGAGCTGGAAATTGAATTGCGCCAATTGATGACCGATGCAGTTCAAAAGCAAATGATGGCGGATGTGCCGCTCGGCGCGTTTCTTTCGGGCGGAATTGATTCCAATGTGATCGTCGGTTTGATGGCTCAGCGTTCGCGGCAGGTCAAAACCTTCACGGTGCTATTCGACGAACCGGAGATGACGTATTACGACGAACGCGCGGAAGCGCGTCGCGTCGCTGACAAATTCGCCACCGAACATCACGAACTGACGATTGACCTGTCGCGGCCTGAAGAAATGCTCGATCTGGTTGAGCATTTCGACCAGCCGTTCGGCAATACGACTTTCTTTTTGACGTATTTGCTGTCGCGTTACACACGCGACTTTGTGACGGTCGCGTTGTCCGGCGCAGGCGGGGATGAACTTTTCGGCGGATATCCGCGCTACCGCGCCGTGCAGGCAATGAAGTACCTGCGCTTCATTCCGCGCGCGGCAGCAAAAGCGGCGCTGGCGGCGCTGTCTTTACGGCGAGATGATTTCAATGACCGGCGATTGCATCGCGTGCGGGCATTGCTTTCCGGGTTGGACAGCGACCCGGCAAGTCAATATCTGAAGTGGGTGTATTACCTCGACGAAGAGCGCAAAGCTCGCCTGTTCGGTAAAGCGGCAAACGGAAATCAAGCGTCTCATCGTATGTTGCAGGCTCATCTTGACCGCATTCCGCCAGACTGGGACGACGGCAACCGGTTTTCATACCTGGATGTGAAAACTTTTTTGCCAGATAACCTGCTGGAATATTCCGACAAGATGAGTATGGCCTGGGCGTTGGAGTTGCGCGTGCCGTTTCTGGATCCGCGCGTAGTCGAACTGGCGTTTCAGGTTCCGTTCTCAATGAAGTTGAACCGCGAAGGCAGCAAGGCGATTTTGCGGAAGACATTTACCGATTTGATTCCGGCGGAAAATCTGCAAGCGCCCAAAAAAGGATTTAATGTGCCGCTTGGCAGTTGGATGCGGACGAAACTGGATCGGTTTTTTGACGAATTGCTGCCGCGCGAATACGTTCAGCGCGAAGGCATTTTCGATTACGAATACATTCAGCGACTTCGTGAAGAACACCGGCGAGGGCAACGCGATAACGCTTACGAACTCTTTGCTGTTTTGATTTTCGATACGTGGTATCGGAAATACATTACTGGCACACTGCCGAAAAGAAAGGAGTTGGGGGATGGGAGACGGGAGATGGCAGGAAGTTAG
- a CDS encoding glycosyltransferase family 39 protein: MALIYQAYAMGRIPSYPTDDDGAYAAAGYQMWATGKPGVSGYKNVAGMEKDVYVLGHIGSAIQGVGMKLFGVSMVAALLPSFFVGIACLIFLFLLGRRLWNSRVGILAVLLLSLSGVFFAASHSARPDLMVTLFLLIALWLVASASPANPFWKLFFSGLVMGLSGDMHPNGFLLLPLPYVFWVFLRKLDWKQIWKTAFTYGLGGALGTGYWLITHYLPNPADFRRQSSVHGLATHGIKILDHGLLGALWIESQRYLNWFWSARGHRHLLEGVFILFSAALSLWKGGRTGRAVVGVWCVFFLIAAAFMSNSFGWYLIFAWPLFALWMAKAIESLEWKWLSTGALALIVIAYLLNLGLWHWKASQERPMKAWLPELRAAIPANEPVFASAGLWFAFWDRDFTHEPYLPFREIEARLYPETGPTGWEVEQRKLGWRYIAAYGNLRRMLDPEVPIEQMLAVDPWRNRVDEVLKARDFSLKYCTVITRFRSQDEAITVFKINDPTNTISPTILP, from the coding sequence TTGGCGCTGATCTACCAAGCATATGCTATGGGCCGAATACCTTCTTACCCAACAGATGACGATGGGGCTTATGCTGCTGCGGGATATCAAATGTGGGCGACCGGTAAGCCCGGAGTGTCCGGGTATAAGAACGTGGCTGGCATGGAAAAGGATGTCTATGTTCTTGGTCATATTGGTTCTGCAATCCAAGGCGTTGGTATGAAGCTTTTTGGTGTAAGCATGGTTGCGGCTTTGTTGCCATCGTTTTTTGTCGGAATAGCCTGTTTAATCTTTTTATTTTTGTTGGGGCGCAGGTTATGGAATTCCAGGGTTGGAATTCTTGCTGTATTATTGCTTAGCTTGTCAGGTGTTTTTTTTGCGGCCTCTCATTCCGCCAGGCCTGATTTGATGGTAACGCTCTTTTTGTTAATTGCGTTATGGTTAGTAGCCTCGGCCTCTCCGGCAAATCCTTTCTGGAAATTATTTTTTTCAGGCCTGGTAATGGGACTTAGTGGAGATATGCATCCCAACGGGTTTTTGTTGTTACCATTACCATATGTATTTTGGGTATTTTTACGAAAGCTTGATTGGAAGCAAATTTGGAAGACCGCTTTCACCTATGGTTTGGGCGGTGCGCTGGGAACAGGTTATTGGCTCATAACTCATTATTTGCCCAATCCCGCTGATTTCCGCCGTCAAAGCTCAGTGCATGGGCTGGCAACCCATGGCATAAAAATCCTGGATCATGGGTTGCTCGGGGCGTTATGGATTGAATCGCAACGATACCTAAATTGGTTTTGGAGTGCCCGTGGTCATAGGCATTTATTGGAAGGGGTGTTTATACTTTTTAGTGCGGCCTTATCACTCTGGAAGGGAGGACGAACCGGACGAGCCGTTGTTGGGGTATGGTGTGTGTTTTTTTTGATTGCCGCGGCATTTATGAGTAATTCATTCGGCTGGTACTTAATTTTCGCCTGGCCCTTATTTGCATTATGGATGGCAAAAGCGATTGAGTCACTTGAATGGAAGTGGCTTTCAACAGGCGCATTGGCATTGATTGTAATAGCATATTTACTCAACCTTGGTTTATGGCATTGGAAAGCCAGCCAGGAAAGACCAATGAAAGCTTGGTTGCCTGAATTGCGAGCGGCAATTCCTGCCAACGAACCTGTTTTTGCCAGTGCGGGGTTATGGTTTGCGTTTTGGGATAGAGATTTTACACATGAACCATATCTTCCATTTCGCGAAATAGAAGCTAGGTTATATCCTGAAACCGGCCCGACTGGGTGGGAAGTTGAGCAACGGAAACTTGGCTGGCGTTATATCGCAGCTTATGGAAACTTACGCCGGATGCTTGACCCTGAAGTTCCCATTGAACAAATGTTGGCAGTTGATCCGTGGCGAAATCGCGTGGATGAAGTGCTGAAAGCGCGTGATTTTTCATTGAAATATTGCACCGTCATCACCCGATTTCGGTCGCAAGATGAAGCCATTACAGTGTTTAAGATTAATGATCCAACAAATACAATTTCCCCAACGATTCTCCCCTGA
- a CDS encoding O-antigen ligase family protein, translating into MSPSLVLIGIVGCFLWLFLYRFRDNFLRIYGFFFLILVVYATNKAYYGISPEMSESTFSPLSLVRWGALILLAWYSWRIKFPAKYRIDTVLSVVLILLLSDMLLSSLYADSFSYSFFRAISFVLLIYCVMKGMAVYIFGSGNCVRLFQLKYYTAWIMLAPAILILLSGFGYGITIIMNQYAGFFGNQNMFGTFSALITPYVLFHWRVVAQKRWVKWADILLLLIIIAGLWFSNSRNGMSSCVIAVTTYFFVVNLQNRIKIILASVVLLLVLSVSQTLKTDLVSFVRKGTDKSVQVTDFVSQMSEEERFKMWSGVWPLFWRQKLTGYGFASSHLLVFPFTRDEEAGRALHNSYLEIFGDLGLPGFVLLLLLFYQVAVKSVVLIQQRGEFLERSINAVFISVFIAGSSNALFESWMFSVGNLTSLLYWVPVAGIVARWAWSPAVIKDKTSADQLKTVPQFTNSYSQ; encoded by the coding sequence ATGAGTCCATCACTGGTTTTAATTGGGATAGTTGGTTGCTTTTTATGGTTATTCCTTTATCGGTTCCGCGATAATTTTTTGCGTATTTATGGCTTTTTCTTCCTGATTCTTGTTGTTTATGCGACCAACAAGGCCTACTACGGCATCTCGCCCGAAATGTCCGAAAGTACATTTAGCCCTTTGAGCCTTGTTCGCTGGGGAGCGCTGATCCTATTGGCCTGGTATTCATGGCGAATTAAATTTCCTGCTAAATATCGCATTGATACAGTCTTGAGTGTCGTTTTGATTTTGTTGTTAAGTGACATGTTACTTTCTTCGCTATATGCGGATAGTTTTAGCTACTCCTTTTTTAGGGCGATAAGTTTTGTTTTGCTGATTTATTGCGTGATGAAGGGGATGGCGGTTTACATTTTCGGCAGCGGTAATTGTGTCCGGCTTTTTCAATTGAAGTACTACACAGCCTGGATCATGCTGGCTCCAGCAATACTGATACTGCTCTCCGGTTTCGGATATGGTATTACGATTATTATGAATCAGTATGCAGGCTTTTTTGGCAATCAGAACATGTTCGGAACTTTTTCAGCATTAATAACGCCGTATGTTTTGTTTCATTGGCGAGTGGTTGCGCAAAAGAGATGGGTAAAATGGGCAGATATTTTATTGTTACTGATAATTATTGCGGGGCTTTGGTTTTCCAATTCGCGGAATGGTATGAGCTCATGTGTTATTGCGGTGACGACATACTTTTTTGTCGTGAACCTCCAAAACCGAATCAAAATAATTTTGGCCTCCGTTGTTCTGTTATTGGTGCTGTCTGTTTCGCAAACTTTAAAGACTGATTTGGTCAGCTTTGTCCGCAAAGGCACTGATAAATCTGTGCAGGTAACCGATTTTGTTTCACAAATGTCAGAAGAAGAGCGGTTCAAAATGTGGTCGGGGGTCTGGCCCTTGTTTTGGAGGCAAAAATTGACTGGGTATGGTTTTGCATCTTCTCATCTTTTAGTGTTTCCCTTTACTCGAGATGAAGAGGCGGGGCGTGCATTGCATAACAGTTATTTAGAGATTTTTGGCGATTTGGGCTTACCTGGCTTTGTCTTGTTATTGTTATTGTTCTACCAAGTTGCGGTAAAAAGCGTAGTGCTGATTCAGCAACGCGGCGAATTTTTGGAAAGAAGCATTAATGCAGTATTTATTTCTGTGTTTATTGCAGGATCATCAAATGCATTATTTGAAAGCTGGATGTTTTCAGTTGGTAACTTGACTTCGTTATTGTACTGGGTTCCTGTTGCTGGAATAGTGGCGCGATGGGCCTGGTCGCCTGCGGTAATCAAAGATAAAACAAGCGCTGATCAACTCAAAACCGTTCCTCAGTTCACTAATTCTTATTCACAGTAA